Genomic segment of Benincasa hispida cultivar B227 chromosome 1, ASM972705v1, whole genome shotgun sequence:
aaaaacaaaaaaacaaaacaaaaaaacaaaacaaaacaaaatctcaATCGGCTATATTTCAAACTTAAATATGATCAGCTATATTTCAAAAGCACAATATAATTTTAGCTACCCACTCCAAGTTACCTTTAAATCATCAATTtactagtttattttttttagtactatCAATTGATATGAGAGGATTTAAACCACATTCTCCATAGTTACTAGCACAGACGAATGTAAATTAAGCTACGCTCATTTTTGTATTGATATTGACAACTAGAATTGAAACCGGCCAGTAAGGTACAAATCTAGAGACAGGCAAAGCAGAGCCCATTAGGCCCACTAATCTTGGGTTCATACTTTCAACTCCTCAGGGAAAGCAAACCCATTAGGATCATGTACATACAGATACAACTTATGAAGTATGGGAAGAGGAATTTTGAAGGTTCGTTTTCACAAACCAACTCCAAGGAGTGGGGGGTAGTATAAAGGAGTAAAAGGACAAATTCATCCCATTCTTCAGAATCTTCATTGGGATGGAGGAAATGGATAGCCTCTcttttcatctataaatacaaaTCAAGCCAATTCCATTGTTCATCACATCTTCACTTACCTTATTGGGAGAAAGTATGGCCACAGCATTTGGAAGAGGGGCTCAGACAATGAACTCCATGTTCTTCAAGTAAGAGCCTTCTTCAAATTAGCCATCAATTAATTTCTTCTGTATGATTCTGTTTATCTACAATAAAACATTTTTCAGAAACAtcagaaaatttttaaatatttacatGTATTTTCAACATAATCTTGTCATCAATCTAACATAAGAATGCAGCAGACCAAAACCAGAAACAGTAACGGAACTAAACTCAACTAGGTTCCACTCAGAGTACAGTTGTTTGCCGGTTCAATTATTACATTGTCTAAATTTGTATGAGATGTACAACACAACACATGGAATATCGATATAGAACGATACCTTGTTTTTCTGATTCTTATTCAGTTGCATTCTTTGGCAGACCGATTGGGCGAAAGGGCTTCCACAGGAAAAGCTCTTCTCCAGATATGATAAGGGAGAGAGTTGAAACAGAAAGCAAGGAAATGAAGAGCAATAAGAGCCATGTGGGGGGTGAGGCAACTCCTTGGGTGCTTGATGGGCGAACTGGAATTTATTACCCGAAAGGTCACGAGAAGGTGCTCGAGAGCATTCCCGATGGCGGTGGGGCTGCAGTTAACACCCAGGTCAATTGGTTTAATGATGAAAACATTTAAAAGGGTGTTTAACATAGGCATGTTGCTGCATCCAGATTACCTTATTACTTTTGAATTCACAAAAGGCAAACAGACCCAGGCCCTTTTATTGTTAAACCGATGAAATACCAAACCAATATCCATTTAGAAAGCAATTGTATCAACTAACCTCAATAAGTCCAATTTAGAGGTAAATACCAAAATTCACAAGTCAACAACAAGCACAGAAAATTTCAGAAGACTTGTGGTTGTGTTTGTTATATAATGAACTAGAAtcaattgtacttacaagctTGCTGACATCGTATACAAACAAGAACGCAGTGCTCTGAGACAGGCTGTTTTAAGAAAACTAAAGATTAGATGTATCAACACTACAACCAAAAGTTGGATTTTATAGCACACATTTTAAATGACTATGGATGGAGAATGTAACGCCACCCACAGAATGAAGGGCTTATTCGAATTTCATGTGGCTGACTGGGTAGATTGGAATACCGCTGCAAGATCGAAGGAAACAAGGGTGAATCATATCTATTAGCAGAAGGAGAAGTTTTTATGAACCAATTAActctttcttgatttttttttcctccacaTAAGAAGAGGATATTACACATGGATTGCTTTTGGTATaattagatttccttcaaaatgaATATTTCAATTCACTAGTATTATATctcataatatttaaatataatttatatatacgTGTTTCATAAGCATTTGTTTACCTAGAATATTGATTAAATTCAAGTTGTGTGATATTGATCTCCTCCTATCTAATAAGTGCTGATTTTTTGTACTAACTGCTTATAATTCaaatggagaagatattgaCATTGGTTTATTTGCTATAAATTGTTAATGCATATATGTTTTTCACATTCCTAAGATTATTTCTTTCCTCTTCGTCTATTTTTCCCCATGATCTTCTAATCTTGTTCATGATTTCTTCCATTACCGTTttccaccaaaaaaaaaaaaaacacacacatacAGACAGGCTGACTAGGGAAAAAAAAGGACCAACCAAAATGGGGGACATAttgcaatgaaaaaaaataataaaagaaagagcCCTAGTGGAGAAAATTCTTGCTTACATGGGCAAAAAAGACCGGaaaaaagattagatgagttggaTATGTAATATTCTGAAGAATTTTGAAAAGTGAATTGGAAATGAACAAGGAGTCAGAACAAGTAACTTTTCAAGCAGCAAAATAGATCAGATATGCATAACAATAACTTCTAAAGAATTAAGCAGACCACTATATGACATGTATATATGTATTGTATACTTTAGTACAACATCTGTAAGAAGATTCGAACCTCTGAGCTCTGACTCTCTAGGAGAAGGATATATGCCTTAACCAACTGAGTTGTGTTCATTATTATGAAAACAAAATATCTCAAATACAGTTTTGGATACCATTTTGATGATTTtccaattaatttgattttcatctttgaactttcaaaatggATTACTTTGGACCAAAACTGTcaaaataattgtttttgtCTTTGGCATTACATTGCCATCAATTATTTGACAAACGGATAACATGACTATAAATATTGTCTAATATCAGCATATTTTGAGCAATGATCTGGGTTATATTCCAATCAATACTCGCCTCAACAAGTTAATATACATATTGCAAAATAACGACAAGTACCAAAAATGAGTATTTTCTCTAGTGACTTAAATAGaccttaaataaataaaatagtataatcCAACAAGTTTTGCTTTTGAACTCAAAGACGTGTACAACctatataacaaaaatatatataagcaTCAATTGGTCAAGATCTAAAGATCAACGGTTCGAATCTCCATTCCCacataattttagaaaaaaataataaacctatcaaaatgagcatagctcaactggCATTAAGTGTGTACTAAAattctaattaaaataaataaataaacctaTACAACCGAGTCTGTTAAATAAGATTGttcattatatattttttcttcaagCCAGATTTCTTTtctataacaaaaacaaaagtatTTAACAAAATTGTATTCACTTTTCAGCACATCAACTTAAATAGTTTTTTAGATggaaattaaatagttaaatgTGCAGTTCCAacagaacaagaagaagaacaagaagaagaaagaattaGATGTGCAGTTCAGAGACCTCAGGCCTAAAGCTTGGTCAGTGATGCAAGGGGTAGGGGTCCCAACACCCCGGttatagaaaaaaattgcaTACAATGCTTACAGCACTTTCAATTATAGAAAGGAAAACAATAACAAAAGAGCATATCATTATCATTTCTGAGTACAAGATTGATGACAAGATGGAGTAGATGAACTTACAAATCCATGAAACTGAAAGCGCTTTCTATGCTCCAACTCCAATATGCCAATGAACTACTACCAAATACGACATCGCTCCCTGAGAACCACTACATGCAGATTCAAGCCTGCAAAATCAGCATCAACACTATACATGCTCATTATAAGTTATGAGAAACCTCGACTGTTCCCGCTGTCCATGCCAAATATATTACACTAAAAATGACATACCCAACCTAATATGTTTGCCAGCTTTCATCCTTGGCTTTGAGTTGGCGAACCAATGTCACTCTATCATTATCAAATCAATTGCCATTTTTTCTTCTCTGAGGATCTTGATAGAGCACCCTATGTTCTCATTCCTATCTGCTTCCCTGATCTGTTGAACAATAATAccaagttttcaaaatatatgctAGCAAGCCCACATATAAACTAACGATATTATACACAAAGTGGAAATGGAATAcactatttatatatataaatatatacacacacacacacatatatatattttttttatttaaaaaaaaaggcctACCAAACTCCCGAGAGTAAGGACAACTCTTCCTTTTTGGCTCTTTCATTTGAACAAGAGGAGGAGGATAGCCTCAATGCATAAAGAAACAGTACTGACAGATCCACACTCTACCAATTGAGTGATATCTCCCCGAGGCCATGGGCCTGCATGAAGGAGTCAGATGTTTCTTATTCTTCAATTCTTTTCCTTGTCGCTgatgaaaagttcaaagataaaacaaaagaataattttCAGATCAACTGAACATGAAACAGTAATCATAATATCAACAGATAATGGAGTAACGAAGAACCTCTGCAGAAATTAGATCAGTCTTGGCTAGTAATTGTAGATCGATTCCAACCGTGTACGAGAGTAGTGTAAGTAATTTCATCTAAAGATAATCCTCCAGTGGCCATTTGATCACATACTTTAAAAGCTTTATCCATGTCCTTTCCCTTGCAAAATCCATTA
This window contains:
- the LOC120075477 gene encoding uncharacterized protein LOC120075477, with translation MATAFGRGAQTMNSMFFKPIGRKGFHRKSSSPDMIRERVETESKEMKSNKSHVGGEATPWVLDGRTGIYYPKGHEKVLESIPDGGGAAVNTQVNWFNDENI